ATATCGATTTTCTTCTCCAACTACGAAACAGATTTAGAAAATTCCTTCACTTTTAAGCTGTAATAAAAGTGGTGAAGAGACCACAAAAAGCATTTGAACAATGCTTCCAGGAATTCaatatcaattttgatttgttagtttcttgatttttcttttcaCCCCAAGTTTCTTTGTTTTGAACAACAAGGTTATGTTATACATCTACCtgtatacatatgacatcagattcctgtatataagcaagGAATCTGATGTTATACAGATATATACACCTACATTTATCATATGACATtagattcctgtatataagcTTGGAATCTGATGTTATACAGTTCTTTACACctacatttatacatatgacatcagatccCTGTATATAAGCTTGGAATCTGATGTTATACAGTTATATTCATCTACctatatacatatgacatcagatccctgtatataagcaagggatctgatgtattaaagttatatacatctacatttatacatatgacatcagatccctgtatataagcaagggatctgatgtcatagagttatatacacctacataaatacatattacatcagattcctgtatataagcaagGAATCTGATGTTATACAGATATATACACCTACATTTATCATATGACATtagattcctgtatataagcTTGGAATCTGATGTTATACAGTTCTTTACACctacatttatacatatgacatTAGAATCCTGTATATAAGCTTGGAATCTGATGTTATACAGTTATATCTATCTACctatatacatatgacatcagatccctgtatataagcaagggatcttatgtcatagagttatatacacctacataaatacatatgacatcagattcctgtatataagcaaggaatctgatgtcatagagttatatacacctacataaatacatattacatcagattcctgtatataagcaagGAATCTGATGTTATACAGATATATACACCTACATTTATCATATGACATtagattcctgtatataagcTTGGAATCTGATGTTATACAGTTCTATACACctacatttatacatatgacatTAGAATCCTGTATATAAGCTTGGAATCTGATGTTATACAGTTATATTCATCTACctatatacatatgacatcagattcctgtatataagcaagggatctgatgtcatagagttgtatacaattacatttatatatgtgaCATCAGATCCCTGTATATAAGCAAGGGAtctgatgtcatagagttatatacacctacataaatacatattacatcagattcctgtatataagcaagGAATCTGATGTTATACAGATATATACACCTACATTTATCATATGACATtagattcctgtatataagcTTGGAATCTGATGTTATACAGTTCTTTACACctacatttatacatatgacatTAGAATCCTGTATATAAGCTTGGAATCTGATGTTATACAGTTATATCTATCTACctatatacatatgacatcagatccctgtatataagcaagggatcttatgtcatagagttatatacacctacataaatacatatgacatcagattcctgtatataagcaaggaatctgatgtcatagagttatatacacctacataaatacatattacatcagattcctgtatataagcaagGAATCTGATGTTATACAGATATATACACCTACATTTATCATATGACATtagattcctgtatataagcTTGGAATCTGATGTTATACAGTTCTATACACctacatttatacatatgacatTAGAATCCTGTATATAAGCTTGGAATCTGATGTTATACAGTTATATTCATCTACctatatacatatgacatcagattcctgtatataagcaagggatctgatgtcatagagttgtatacaattacatttatatatgtgaCATCAGATCCCTGTATATAAGCAAGGGAtctgatgtcatagagttatatacacctacataaatacatatgacatcagattcctgtatataagcaTGGAATCTGATGTTATACAGTTATATATACACCTACCTATATACATattacatcagattcctgtatataagcaTTGGATCTGATGTATAATGGTTATATACTTCTACacatatacatatgacatcagattcctttATATAAGCAGGGAATCTCATGTCATAGAGTCGTATACaattacatttatacatatgacatcagatccCTGTATATAAGCAAGGGATCTGATGTATTAAAGTTATATACATCTACctatatacatatgacatcagatccCTGTATATAAGCAAGGGATCTGATATCATAGAGTTATATACACCTACATaaatacatatgacatcagattcctgtatataagcaagTAATCTCATGTCATAGTGTCATATACaattacatttatacatatgacatcagattcctgtataaAAGAAAGGGAtctgatgtcatagagttatatacatctacatataaacatatgacatcagattcctgtatataagcaagggatctgatgttatacagttatatacatctacatatatacatatgacatcagattcctgtatataagcaagGGATCTGATGTCATACAGTTATATACCAGTGGCGGATGCAGgtattttcgaaagggggggtgctagcccagggcaaagggggggtgcaGGGGGGTgcaaacatatgtcccgattcaaatgcattgatcggccaaaataaagggggggtgcggacccccggaaccccccctctggatccgccactgtataCACTTACATaaatacatatgacatcagattcctgtatataagcaagTAATCTCATGTCATAGTGTCATATACaattacatttatacatatgacatcagattcctgtatataagaaagggatctgatgtcatagagttatatacatctacatatatacatatgacatcagattctGGTATACAAGCAAGGGATCTGATGTTATACAGTTATATtcatctacatgtatacatatgacatcagagTCCTGTATATAAGCAAGGAAGGGGGTGTAcatgacaacaacaaaaattctGAATACAGATTGAACTTTACCTCAGACaggatttgatttgtttaaaaaagatttttggggaaaaagggggggggggggcaaatatttaaaaaaaaaaaaaaaaaaaaaaaggcaggacaggagtttttgacatgacaaaaaaaaaatattctgaatacaGATTGAACCTTATCTCAAACaggatttgatttgatttaaaaaaaaagtttttgggggaaaaaaggggggggggcaattatgtaaaaaataaaataaacaaaataaataaataaaggcaggacaggagtttttgACACCAAAGCAGTATGAGACATTTTAGGCAAAATATAAATcagaaaatactttaaaaaaaaaaggcaagaccgaaaagagagaaaaaataaaagccCCCCTCTATACTCATAAGGTCATatgtcaaaattaaaacttgaaaagATTTTCAGACCAGAAATACTTTTCTGTGAGAGTGGCTCTTTCACAATAGGTTATATATCGACGAGCTTAATTGTgataataaatttgtattataaaaagataacaCACCCTCCCCTTCCCTACACACACACAAGAAAAGCCTATTATAAACGGTAATGAATTGGTTCATGGTttcaatatacaatatttactACTGTGGTTATTTATGCACAACaatattttctctaaattaacaagaaataatttatttaaaaataaaataatactccCCAAAATATCGCAGACTGATACACGTCCAGCCAGCCGTTTTAATATAGTTTAATATCGTATTCCGGAAATTATACGTTCTGCCTCCGATCTGTTTTTCGGTTTATTAAAAAGTACGTTGTTGGTTTATTCTGTATTTGTGGTAATAAGTCATATGACATGAGATACCAAGTATTTAACGGAGGCCAAAATTTGCGCTTTGCCGGAAGTTAGAATCACGCTTGCGCAATTGTTATGGAAAATGCTAAAATATATCCCTTTACTCTGACCTTAGAATTAGACTTAGAAatgaacatttgtttttaaattttgtgtattttttactcacaactttaatatactcggttcaataaataactttacaatttcaaaacagaCATCAGTctaatttatgtatatgttacagtaaataggtgaaattaggaattacaacAGTAAATTATTACCTGCATGCATAAGAATTGCGGACAGCTCAGCTGGATGGCCTTATCAACTATCCCACAGAGAGCAGttatcattgattttttttcataatgttaTTGTCTACGGGGAATTATGACCACTAGTTAGATAAACGAATACTTTCAGTTGCCTAAACTATagatatcatataaaattaacaaattataaagaTTGCACCATTTTTATAGCTAAAAAACGgtgtaataaaattcacttTATCTTGTAATTTACTTgccaatttagtaattacatgtatttactagttgATTCAGtgattactgattttttttgtcatttttacaacTATTTACTGACttgacttttttgttttaaaattaaagacatATTTCAAGATaccaaaaatgaaagtaaaggAGTAGGGATTTTTAGGGTTAACTTAAGAATTAAGGAATATAAGGTACATCAAAAGTGCTTACTCTATAGTGTTTGTCAATCGAAACTGGAAAATGGtggttttataagttttataagttttgaaaCTCCTTAAAAATCAGCATGCAATCCAAAATTGAGACATGCATTTATGGGAAGTTCATAGCCAACAGCTCTATTTGATGATAGACATTCGATTTTGGTTAAATGATTctcttaattttattacattaaaatcTCTATCAGGTTtacgttcttatgttgtattgttataccactgtcccaggttaaggggagggttggggtcctgctaaaatgtttaaccccacaacattctttatgtatgtgcctgtaccaagtataAGGAGCctgtatgtgttacatacttgttttCTGTTCAATTTTATACGACCGTAAAATTTTAACGCAAAAGCGCGAGACTTAGCGAACCAAACTACATTCAGTCATcagcggcgtcaacaaatattcactctgtggttaaattttgttgaattttgagAATAGTTTTCGgacgtttgttttttttgggcaTATTTTCAGTTTGCCAAGATTACAATTCCAGAGAATTATTTTATGTGACATTGTTAGTAAAAACTCAGCATATGTACACTGTGTCTAAACTACCCCGGTATAAAGGTTTGGATTCAATGGTATCTGATATTCAGAACTGTGACGGAACATTAACAGGCCGAGAAAAGGAAGGTGTGTGTGTGAtctatttgtaatttttatgatACCCAAGACGGCATAAATACCTATATTACAATTTTCGGTTTTGAGGTGCTATATTTTCTATAATCGTTATAGATTAACGGAGAAAATGCAAATAAAGATGACGAATAGAGTCAGGGGCGGGTCCAGGTAAGGGCATAAAGGGCGTACGCCCCCCGCccccttaaaaaaaacaacactatCGTTATAATCTGCTAGTATTGTATTGAATAATGGCAATTTATCATATTCATTAATTAAACACATACtctgatttctttttatactgattCCCCAACATTAGAGATATGGACTAGAACATGGATTGTTAACATTGATCATATTTAACCATTAACAATGATTAACTACATGtgaaattcattaaataaaacagCTTTTCACATTCTTAGCAAATAACTGGACTACGAAAATAAGGTTATGGGCAATggccatataccaaatatatgtGTGCAAGTAAAGTGCAGTCATGTTGTCTAACTTCTGAAATATGAAGCTTCGCCGATGtgccttttttaaattatttttattgtttacagaaTAATAAGATGGAAAACGATTTAATTATATCACAATAGTGCCTGATCAAAGCGGCGTATAGGTTGGACCCCTCCCCCTTTCCAACATTTGATGACCCGAAagatattttatcatgttttttcgCGCCTTTTTAGCATCaaattgtcaaacaaatgttcaCCACGCTACACTCGACGATATATATAATCTGTTGGAATTACGGCCACTTTGAAAATTCCTGAATCCGCCCTTACATGCCTCATATATTGTCAATAATAAATTTCCCAACATCGATGTGCgaaaataataacataatgGCGAGATAATGAAAAGAAccgtttatttataaaactgttaaCAAAAATGATTAATAATTGCATTTATTGGATGGCTTGAGACTATCATACTAATTTACACTATGAATAATACTTACAATcgataaaaagattttaaacacATGGATAATGGAATCCTTTGCTCCGCTTGAAAATTTCCTTTTCTATGGCGGACCTGCATGCATTTACATTTGCCTTATTATcatgccctttatagcttgtggttcgaaggctctgtgttgaaggccgtacggtcttcaacgcGGACCTTTGGCACACagcaaacagcaagctataaaggtcccCCAAAGTGACccatgtaaaaccattcaaacgtgaATTGCAACGTTAGGGTCTATATCtaataatctatattaaaaatcaagaaacgagaaatacttatgaaccacatcagcAAACGGCAACTACTGAACTcagattataatttatatacatacataaaatAACTGAAATAGTATGGTTGCAACGCAAAATATTCTGTTTTATCTGTTTCATAGCATAATGTTGAAGGGAATAGAAAACTTTACAGATTGCCCCCAGTTATTGGTGGGATTCAtgttgcttagtttttagtttttctattttggctatggcgttgtcagttattttcgatctataagATAGACTGTCCATCTGGTATCTCTCGTCCCTCTCTTAAACAGgttgataacaaaatgtaattttgCTTCAAATACTacaaaaattcaatgaaaatcgggcacttcaaatgaaaaaaaggaatggtctttttatttaacgcatcattgtaaatataacggattttgatgagactgtcatcaaagtgagaggattaacactataaaaccaggtttaatccaccaatttctacatttgaaaatgtcagtaaaagtcaggaatatgacagttcttgtccattcgtttttgatacgttttgttatttgattttgtcatgtggttatggactttccgaattgattttcctccaagcagtatttttgtgattttattttttgctagGCATCCAAAAATTCATTTGAACAAATAAAGTATGTTCTAAGTAACTCACCAAGGGCTATTGATTGTATGAATATGAACTAGTTTTGAGATAGGGAAAACAATTACCCTCATGTCAAATGTTTGAGTAAATGGCGGGGATCCACGTCTTGGTTTATGACTAttcaattattaatttgattGCAAACGTACAACGTGTGGTGTCCAGCGTATTTCGTTTCCACGAccaacatattttgttttctttaaaagaaagtctttgtatatgtatttaatgGTAAAACTTGCCCTTTCAAATACCTAAACCATagtcatctttttttatacttatatattaGTTTTAACTATAAAGACTTTCAAAGTATAGttagattttcatatttgtatatacGTGTATTATGTGCAATGTGTCTCATTCGCcaaattaccttagccgtatttggcaaaacttttaagaatttttagTCCTCCTtcctcttcaacttcgtactttatttggccttttaataaaattgagaaaggaaatggggaatgtgtcaaagcgacaacaacccgaccatagagcagccAACAGTCGAAAGGAATCAATAGGTCCTTAATAttgcgagaaattcccgcatccgtaggagtcctttagctggccccttaaaaatatgtaaactagtacagtgataattaCGTCATACTAAattccgaattatacacaagaaatttaaattaaaaatcatacaagactaacaaaggccagaggctcctgacttgggacaggcgcaaaattgcagtggggttaaacatgtttatgagatcccaacatgtttatgagatctactactatacctctagccaatgtagaaaagtaaacatgttttgattcaagcgtcactgatgagtcctttgtagacgaaacgcgcgcctggactatgatgagtttattgacatGGTTGTGTATTGATTGCACGTTTGGATATTATTGTATAATATGTGAACCAATCAATATGTGAGACAGCAATACAAtatgttattaattttaatattattattcataTGACTTTTGATCATGTGTAAGACTAGAAAATCATGAGGCATACAATAACTAAGAatacataaatttttaaatacaactgTTTAATGTTATGCATTAGATATAGAAATTCATTTTGCTTATAAGGTGTAACACCATTAgttcaggcccggccagaaagcacataccagaaagtaatacatacatgtatttaacacaaaatagttcctacacatgagtgtaactttcaaatatgtagaatatttaggtatttttggtgTGCCTACTTAacacggaggaatttaacatagaaagcaatgggaccatgaattagtggtgtacttccacAAGCGTATGTAAAAATTCACCTCACGATATTTTAACATTCAGCCTATTATTGATAACCTTTGAAATGcagtgttatttttttcatctggAAATAATTCTTTAGATTGCACAAAGGCTTTTCTTGCTGATCCGGTGTCTCCTAACAATTGAAAACATATACCTAGGATGTTGTAACATTTACTTTTCATATTAGCACCCGGTATACGCGAGTTTTCTTGTATAGTCAACTGTAGACCCCGAAGTGAATCCCGGAATTGCCAGCTATTTTGTAGATGATAATGACATAGAAAACGAAGGAAATGAGCATATACTACCGGAGGCAATACACAATGCACTTCCATTTCTAATTCAGTAGGTATTAACAGAGAGTCTTCATCAAACATCACATAATCTAAAAGCAAATATCTCCAAAACTGAACAACAGTCATCTTCCTGTACAAATGTAAACTAAGTAGTTCATTATGAATATCTGAAATATTCATTGGAATGTGAATTTGTTCCTGTGAACATTTTGATATAGAATACTGGACGATGTAAAGAGCTTTACTGAATTGctttcttttgtagaaaaacGAAGCTAACATCAACCATCCAGATACAGCGTCAGGACGTATGTTCAGTAGCAAAGTATTTGTATAGGTATTGAAGTCTTCATAATTAGATTTATTACCGGATCTATCATCACTTGGTAGTAAATCTTCAAATTTGCAACAGTAATTTGACACGTAGAATGTATACAGGTGTTTGATTTTTGAGCTCTCACAGAATAATAACTTATATAtccctttttttaaaagaaattcatAATTCGAATCTATATTGTCTAACCTAAATGTTGTTGATATTATGAATTTTTCGACGCTGTTGATATGTAAATAACATGACTCcatgtttatattatatgtcAATGCAAAGAATCTCGAAATTTGGTCTGAAAATAAGATACATTGCCAAtcataactatttaaaatatacaatttatttaaaagggTTTCCTGTTCGTGTCCATgtatcttattttcaaataaattgttctCTGGAATGAAATAATGCAGACAAACTCCGTATTCAACACAATATATAAGCCTCCTGAAACATCTCATAAAACCAAATATTAAGTTTTCAGGTTTCCATATTGATAAAGGCAATTCTTCGCATAcccaaaacaaaattgttttcataaaatatgaacAGAGCAAATCTTTACATTCTCTATCTAAAGCTATAACGTCTTTCAAAAGAATTTTCAGAAGTGCATAACATTGTAACTGTGTATGTGTAAAGGAATACAAAAGAAGTTTTTCTCCAACGGAAAATGATATGCGCCATTCTAAGTCTTCTTGAGAAGATCCTGGGACACCAATAGGTACAAATAGAACCCCGTGTGTTACAATTGCCTGTTTAAGATCGTATTTCGGCCATGATTTATTTGATCGTATTATCCATGGTTTTGCTGGTGTTATCTATAGTTTACTATGTAAACAGTATGCTACGTCTAACTTGTCATCGTCATCGGATATACATGGCCCGTGCACAGTCGAAATCAAGTTGCTTAAGTATCCTTGTTTAAATAAAAGGCTTGAAAAGAAGAAATCCTTGCCCTTCCTATTATAGCATAATTTTAAGATCTTAGTGTGTGTATAGTGCAGTACTCGTAACTTAGTATAACCGGACTTTGTATCTGCCATgtccattttaaaatgtattttatcaacatttaaataaatgggCGTGTCTTCACTGACCTCCATGTCATTTCTAACCAACATGATATCGATATCACTTCCTCGCATCTCGAGGCCCTCTCCAAAACTACCACTGGTTATCATTATGCATTTCTCATTGCTTTGGTAATGATCTCTGACAGTGTTCATCATTCTGATTGTTTTTACGTGCTCTTCTGATCCAACAATATTCTGACATAGATACTGGTACAGCGCTGTTGATACATAAAATGTTGCTGATTCTGTAAAAGAAGTTTACACAATGTTTAAGAATTGCCttctcgtttgaactgtttGACATTACCatttcggggcattttatagctgactgtgcggtattggaattgctcattgttgaagatgttgcagtatggtgacctatagttgttaatttctgtgtcattttggtctcttgggaagagtgtctcattggcaataataccacatcttcttttttatatttatattttaattttatactttatttattaatttttattttatctatccaAGCTACTTTGCATAACAGTATCTTAAGATAAGATTGTTAAGACTTTTGGTTACAGAACATTTCGTTTGTATGTTTATGATGTTGGTAAGATAACATATCGTTTCGTATGTTACTGGTGTTGGTTACAGGACATGTCGATTCTTATACTTTTAGTGTTTTGATGACAGCACGTTTTTTGATCGTGtgttaatatatattgatactttttgttatataacatTTGGGATATTTCGGATTGAGTTTTGATATGATCTAAAAGTATTGTGAACAGATTACTCAAAAATTAGAAATGGTCGaaacaatttttatacagaCGTTTTAATGCCACTCGAAGAGACGAAAACTACAAGGTTTATTTTAACGTTCTTGGAATCTGCAATATGATAAAAGCCTTTGtgtttgt
This Mytilus trossulus isolate FHL-02 chromosome 14, PNRI_Mtr1.1.1.hap1, whole genome shotgun sequence DNA region includes the following protein-coding sequences:
- the LOC134698095 gene encoding uncharacterized protein LOC134698095, giving the protein MSMESESATFYVSTALYQYLCQNIVGSEEHVKTIRMMNTVRDHYQSNEKCIMITSGSFGEGLEMRGSDIDIMLVRNDMEITPAKPWIIRSNKSWPKYDLKQAIVTHGVLFVPIGVPGSSQEDLEWRISFSVGEKLLLYSFTHTQLQCYALLKILLKDVIALDRECKDLLCSYFMKTILFWVCEELPLSIWKPENLIFGFMRCFRRLIYCVEYGVCLHYFIPENNLFENKIHGHEQETLLNKLYILNSYDWQCILFSDQISRFFALTYNINMESCYLHINSVEKFIISTTFRLDNIDSNYEFLLKKGIYKLLFCESSKIKHLYTFYVSNYCCKFEDLLPSDDRSGNKSNYEDFNTYTNTLLLNIRPDAVSGWLMLASFFYKRKQFSKALYIVQYSISKCSQEQIHIPMNISDIHNELLSLHLYRKMTVVQFWRYLLLDYVMFDEDSLLIPTELEMEVHCVLPPVVYAHFLRFLCHYHLQNSWQFRDSLRGLQLTIQENSRIPGANMKSKCYNILGICFQLLGDTGSARKAFVQSKELFPDEKNNTAFQRLSIIG